One genomic region from Leishmania braziliensis MHOM/BR/75/M2904 complete genome, chromosome 35 encodes:
- a CDS encoding protein kinase-like protein translates to MRMGVRSTGGPSFQNGVNGTGGGTMHRNGVIINEIQNGGMVNRRSEVPLKSVGSGVAQRTANLPTLPRSSGSMQSLQSDLYPVPPSPMIHVSFQNSMMIPAYSGGYGQLNANGVRGNCRELNRMGVGGTVTIVQADDGTMRDVDSITPSVSPSNNVQNGCHVNTPSLRRGDEGTGLTPTPPSLRFLTSYEEEEVKDYLPSVYFGGTEQCKKIHGVRGTEKNDGYDDDNFHYRVVVGDHLLYRYEVVRVLGQGTFGIVVRALDHKYHRLVAVKVIKNKPNYTKQAREEINTLELLNRDDPDDEANIVRLLGSHIFRKHYILVFELLPSDLYAIIQRNKFRPMSRDFIYELSEQLLTALVHVREHKIVHCDLKPENIMISYSGCNSKLVGDSADFSLKLIDFGSACEESRPLFTYIQSRYYRAPEIVLGIPYTTAIDMWSFGCVLCELANGYPIFPASCEGELLERIVEYFGTIPLYLVKQGRRADRFFEDGQMKYNLGKKRAPHAPHSRVLGNFLKIGRSHEDQLFEDFVAKCLHLDARQRLTPETALEHPWIDFWRGSGSSMSTASLSDSSCSLSC, encoded by the coding sequence ATGCGGATGGGCGTCAGGTCTACCGGCGGGCCGTCTTTCCAGAACGGAGTGAACGGTACCGGAGGTGGCACCATGCATAGGAACGGCGTGATAATCAACGAGATACAGAACGGCGGTATGGTGAACAGGCGTAGTGAGGTGCCACTGAAGTCTGttggcagcggcgttgcgCAACGCACTGCAAACCTGCCGACTCTCCCGCGCAGTAGTGGATCCATGCAGAGTCTGCAGAGCGATCTCTACCctgtgccgccgtcgccCATGATCCACGTCAGCTTTCAGAATAGCATGATGATACCAGCGTACAGCGGCGGTTATGGGCAGCTGAATGCCAATGGTGTGAGAGGCAACTGCCGCGAGCTGAACAGAATGGGCGTAGGCGGCACTGTGACTATCGTGCAGGCCGACGACGGCACGATGCGCGACGTGGACTCCATAACGCCGAGCGTGTCCCCCAGCAACAATGTGCAGAATGGGTGCCACGTGAACACCCCGTCGCTAAGGCGGGGCGACGAGGGCACTGGGCTtacgccaacgccgccgtcgctgcgctTCTTGACGAGctacgaggaggaagaggtgaaggacTATCTGCCGAGTGTGTACTTTGGTGGGACAGAGCAGTGTAAGAAGATTCACGGCGTCCGCGGCACCGAGAAGAACGACGGCTACGATGACGACAACTTCCACTaccgcgtcgtcgtcggcgacCACTTGCTGTACCGATACGAAGTGGTGAGGGTACTAGGCCAAGGCACCTTCGGCATCGTTGTGCGCGCGCTCGATCACAAATACCACCGCCTTGTAGCCGTGAAAGTTATCAAGAACAAACCGAACTACACGAAACAGGCTCGCGAGGAAATCAATACACTAGAGCTGCTGAACAGGGACGACCCCGATGACGAGGCGAACATTGTTCGCCTGCTTGGGTCCCACATCTTCCGCAAGCACTATATCTTGGTTTTTGAATTGCTGCCTTCCGACCTCTACGCAATCATTCAGAGAAATAAGTTCCGGCCCATGTCGCGCGACTTTATCTACGAGCTgtcggagcagctgctcaccgcccttgtgcacgtgcgcgaACACAAGATTGTGCACTGCGACTTGAAGCCAGAGAACATTATGATCTCTTACAGCGGCTGCAACTCCAAATTGGTAGGAGACTCAGCCGATTTTTCTTTGAAGTTGATTGACTTTGGCTCCGCCTGTGAGGAGAGTCGGCCTCTCTTCACCTACATCCAGTCACGCTACTACCGTGCACCGGAGATCGTGCTTGGTATTCCGTACACGACGGCCATTGACATGTGGAGCTTTGGCTGTGTGCTGTGCGAGCTTGCCAACGGCTATCCAATTTTCCCGGCAAGCTGTGAGggggagctgctggagcgcatcGTGGAGTACTTTGGGACCATTCCGTTGTACCTCGTGAAACAGGGTCGCCGCGCCGATCGCTTCTTTGAAGATGGCCAGATGAAATACAACCTAGGCAAGAAACGTGCCCCGCATGCGCCGCATAGCCGAGTGCTAGGGAACTTCTTGAAAATCGGCCGGAGTCACGAGGACCAGCTCTTCGAGGACTTTGTTGCTAAATGTTTGCACCTCGACGCGCGGCAGCGACTCACGCCAGAGACAGCACTAGAGCACCCGTGGATAGATTTCTGGCGAGGCAGCGGGAGTAGCATGAGCACAGCGTCGCTTTCCGACTCTTCTTGCTCCCTGTCTTGCTAA